The following coding sequences are from one Gadus morhua chromosome 10, gadMor3.0, whole genome shotgun sequence window:
- the arhgef6 gene encoding rho guanine nucleotide exchange factor 6 isoform X4 yields MNPEEQTVTWLISLGVLSSPKKNIADPEDFLKTSLKDGVVVCKLIERVVPGFTAKYCQDPRTEADCISNIREFLRGCTSLKVEGFEAECLYTGEQFGKVLTTLLAVNFATQDCATERSCPPQGSIASSPSHNLSSVKSKGSLRRQSKTAEMGENGGGGQAMVKARFNFKQNNEDELSFNKGDLIHVSRQEDGGWWEGSLSGRTGWFPSNYVREVKPCEKPGSPKGTPLTKNYYSVVVQDILEHEREFVKELQTVLGCYLRPLQASDKLSSADSASLCGNLEEILTFQQGLCVALEECTKVQESLQRVAGCYLNLLPQIRHLYLAYCSSHPSAVCVLTDHSEELDKFMESQGASGPGILTLTTSLSRPFMRLDKYPTLLQELERHVEDAHPDYGDIVKAMAAFKNLVTQCQDLRKRKNLELQILSEPVRGWEGDSMKSLGSVAYMSTVHTQSGTSEEKEECYLMLFPNMLVMLSASPRMSGFIYQSRLPLTGATVTRQPEDPETAHYVFDITGSVMERLTVFCSTLQDYQEWLEHLQPYIKGGSPVGTIQKTAEGKPLSMVGTPSHLSHLGSFSVGSRSPLEPPKLSKPWSLSCLRPAPPLKPSAALGYKERMSYIMKDSSKSPRPIKKFLPGNRKKDRKPSEDDSLIRKSTAALEEDAQILKVIEAYCTGAGLHQSASVRKECGPQVLLPEEEKIIVEEMKSNGQTVIEEKSLVDAVYALKDEVHELKKEHNRMRQFLEDEQKSRKDLERVVRKLSKQKNDMAWDDANH; encoded by the exons ATGAATCCCGAAGAGCAAACGGTGACTTGGCTGATATCGCTGGGAGTACTCAGTTCTCCTAAAAAGAACATAGCGGACCCAGAGGACTTTCTTAAAACATCGCTTAAGGATGGAGTCGTTGTGTGCAAACTTATCGAGCGAGTTGTACCTGGTTTCACTGCCAAG TACTGTCAAGATCCGAGGACCGAAGCAGACTGCATATCCAATATTCGGGAGTTTCTAAGAGGATGTACGTCATTGAAAGTTGAG GGCTTTGAGGCCGAGTGCTTGTACACAGGGGAGCAATTTGGCAAGGTTCTGACCACCCTGCTGGCGGTCAACTTTGCCACACAAG ACTGTGCCACGGAGAGATCATGTCCACCGCAGGGCTCCATTGCTTCTAGTCCCTCACATAACCTCTCCTCTGTCAAGTCCAAAGGATCGCTACGCAGACAATCCAAAACAGCG GAGATGGGGGAGAACGGCGGGGGCGGCCAGGCCATGGTGAAGGCCCGCTTCAACTTCAAGCAGAACAACGAGGACGAGCTCTCCTTCAACAAGGGCGACCTCATCCACGTGTCGCGGCAGGAGGACGGCGGCTGGTGGGAGGGCTCGCTGAGCGGCCGGACGGGCTGGTTCCCTAGCAACTACGTCCGGGAGGTCAAACCCTGCG AGAAGCCGGGGTCTCCTAAAGGAACTCCGCTTACCAAAAACTACTACAGTGTG GTGGTCCAGGACATCTTGGAGCATGAGCGGGAGTTTGTGAAGGAACTGCAGACCGTGCTGGGCTGCTATCTGCGGCCGCTGCAAGCCAGTGACAA GCTGAGCAGCGCAGACAGTGCCAGTCTGTGTGGGAACCTGGAGGAGATCCTGACTTTCCAGCAGGGCCTGTGTGTGGCCCTCGAGGAATGCACCAA AGTCCAAGAGAGCCTGCAGCGCGTGGCCGGCTGCTATCTCAACCTGCTGCCTCAGATCAGACACCTGTACCTGGCCTACTGCTCCAGCCACCCCTCGGCCGTGTGCGTCCTCACCGACCACAG TGAAGAGCTGGATAAGTTCATGGAGAGCCAGGGGGCGAGTGGACCAGGCATCCTGACCCTCACCACCAGCCTTAGTCGGCCCTTCATGAGGCTGGACAAGTACCCCACGCTGCTGCAGGAGCTGGAGAGACACGTGGAG GACGCCCACCCAGACTATGGCGACATTGTGAAGGCGATGGCAGCTTTTAAAAACCTAGTG ACGCAGTGCCAGGACCTGAGGAAGCGTAAGAACCTGGAGCTCCAGATCCTGTCGGAGCCGGTGAGAGGCTGGGAGGGAGACAGCATGAAGAGCCTGGGCAGCGTGGCCTACATGTCCACCGTCCACACGCAGAGTGGCACCAGCGAG GAGAAAGAGGAGTGCTACCTGATGCTGTTCCCTAATATGCTGGTCATGCTATCGGCTAGCCCCAGGATGAGTGGCTTCATTTACCAG AGCAGACTACCTCTGACAGGCGCTACAGTGACCAGACAGCCAGAGGACCCAGAGACCGCCCACTATGTCTTCGATATCACAG ggAGCGTGATGGAGCGTCTGACGGTGTTCTGCAGTACACTGCAGGATTACCAAGAGTGGCTGGAGCACCTGCAGCCCTACATCAAAGGAGGCAGTCCTGTGGGCACCATCCAGAAG acggcAGAGGGTAAGCCTCTGAGCATGGTCGGCACGCCCTCCCACCTGTCCCACCTGGGCAGCTTCAGCGTGGGCAGCCGAAGCCCCCTGGAGCCCCCCAAGCTGAGCAAGCCCTGGTCCCTGAGCTGCCTGCGCCCCGCGCCCCCTCTCAAACCCTCTGCCGCTCTGGGCTACAAGGAG AGGATGTCTTATATCATGAAG GACTCCAGCAAGAGCCCGCGTCCCATAAAGAAGTTCCTGCCCGGGAACCGCAAGAAGGACAGGAAGCCCTCTGAGGATGACTCCCTCATCCGGAAAA GCACGGCAGCGTTGGAGGAAGACGCCCAGATCCTGAAGGTGATCGAGGCGTACTGCACCGGGGCCGGCCTGCACCAGAGCGCCTCAG TGAGGAAAGAGTGTGGGCCTCAGGTTCTGCTGCCAGAGGAGGAAAAGATCATTGTGGAGGAAATGAAGAGCAACGGCCAGACCGTCATCGAGGAAAA AAGCCTGGTTGATGCCGTGTATGCATTAAAGGACGAGGTTCATGAATTGAAAAAG GAGCACAACCGGATGAGGCAGTTCCTGGAGGATGAGCAGAAGTCCCGTAAGGACCTGGAGCGAGTGGTGCGCAAGCTGTCCAAGCAGAAGAACGACATGGCGTGGGACGACGCCAACCACTGA
- the arhgef6 gene encoding rho guanine nucleotide exchange factor 6 isoform X3 produces MNPEEQTVTWLISLGVLSSPKKNIADPEDFLKTSLKDGVVVCKLIERVVPGFTAKYCQDPRTEADCISNIREFLRGCTSLKVEGFEAECLYTGEQFGKVLTTLLAVNFATQDCATERSCPPQGSIASSPSHNLSSVKSKGSLRRQSKTAEMGENGGGGQAMVKARFNFKQNNEDELSFNKGDLIHVSRQEDGGWWEGSLSGRTGWFPSNYVREVKPCEKPGSPKGTPLTKNYYSVVVQDILEHEREFVKELQTVLGCYLRPLQASDKLSSADSASLCGNLEEILTFQQGLCVALEECTKVQESLQRVAGCYLNLLPQIRHLYLAYCSSHPSAVCVLTDHSEELDKFMESQGASGPGILTLTTSLSRPFMRLDKYPTLLQELERHVEDAHPDYGDIVKAMAAFKNLVTQCQDLRKRKNLELQILSEPVRGWEGDSMKSLGSVAYMSTVHTQSGTSEEKEECYLMLFPNMLVMLSASPRMSGFIYQSRLPLTGATVTRQPEDPETAHYVFDITGSVMERLTVFCSTLQDYQEWLEHLQPYIKGGSPVGTIQKTAEGKPLSMVGTPSHLSHLGSFSVGSRSPLEPPKLSKPWSLSCLRPAPPLKPSAALGYKERMSYIMKDSSKSPRPIKKFLPGNRKKDRKPSEDDSLIRKSTAALEEDAQILKVIEAYCTGAGLHQSASVRKECGPQVLLPEEEKIIVEEMKSNGQTVIEEKFFRSLVDAVYALKDEVHELKKEHNRMRQFLEDEQKSRKDLERVVRKLSKQKNDMAWDDANH; encoded by the exons ATGAATCCCGAAGAGCAAACGGTGACTTGGCTGATATCGCTGGGAGTACTCAGTTCTCCTAAAAAGAACATAGCGGACCCAGAGGACTTTCTTAAAACATCGCTTAAGGATGGAGTCGTTGTGTGCAAACTTATCGAGCGAGTTGTACCTGGTTTCACTGCCAAG TACTGTCAAGATCCGAGGACCGAAGCAGACTGCATATCCAATATTCGGGAGTTTCTAAGAGGATGTACGTCATTGAAAGTTGAG GGCTTTGAGGCCGAGTGCTTGTACACAGGGGAGCAATTTGGCAAGGTTCTGACCACCCTGCTGGCGGTCAACTTTGCCACACAAG ACTGTGCCACGGAGAGATCATGTCCACCGCAGGGCTCCATTGCTTCTAGTCCCTCACATAACCTCTCCTCTGTCAAGTCCAAAGGATCGCTACGCAGACAATCCAAAACAGCG GAGATGGGGGAGAACGGCGGGGGCGGCCAGGCCATGGTGAAGGCCCGCTTCAACTTCAAGCAGAACAACGAGGACGAGCTCTCCTTCAACAAGGGCGACCTCATCCACGTGTCGCGGCAGGAGGACGGCGGCTGGTGGGAGGGCTCGCTGAGCGGCCGGACGGGCTGGTTCCCTAGCAACTACGTCCGGGAGGTCAAACCCTGCG AGAAGCCGGGGTCTCCTAAAGGAACTCCGCTTACCAAAAACTACTACAGTGTG GTGGTCCAGGACATCTTGGAGCATGAGCGGGAGTTTGTGAAGGAACTGCAGACCGTGCTGGGCTGCTATCTGCGGCCGCTGCAAGCCAGTGACAA GCTGAGCAGCGCAGACAGTGCCAGTCTGTGTGGGAACCTGGAGGAGATCCTGACTTTCCAGCAGGGCCTGTGTGTGGCCCTCGAGGAATGCACCAA AGTCCAAGAGAGCCTGCAGCGCGTGGCCGGCTGCTATCTCAACCTGCTGCCTCAGATCAGACACCTGTACCTGGCCTACTGCTCCAGCCACCCCTCGGCCGTGTGCGTCCTCACCGACCACAG TGAAGAGCTGGATAAGTTCATGGAGAGCCAGGGGGCGAGTGGACCAGGCATCCTGACCCTCACCACCAGCCTTAGTCGGCCCTTCATGAGGCTGGACAAGTACCCCACGCTGCTGCAGGAGCTGGAGAGACACGTGGAG GACGCCCACCCAGACTATGGCGACATTGTGAAGGCGATGGCAGCTTTTAAAAACCTAGTG ACGCAGTGCCAGGACCTGAGGAAGCGTAAGAACCTGGAGCTCCAGATCCTGTCGGAGCCGGTGAGAGGCTGGGAGGGAGACAGCATGAAGAGCCTGGGCAGCGTGGCCTACATGTCCACCGTCCACACGCAGAGTGGCACCAGCGAG GAGAAAGAGGAGTGCTACCTGATGCTGTTCCCTAATATGCTGGTCATGCTATCGGCTAGCCCCAGGATGAGTGGCTTCATTTACCAG AGCAGACTACCTCTGACAGGCGCTACAGTGACCAGACAGCCAGAGGACCCAGAGACCGCCCACTATGTCTTCGATATCACAG ggAGCGTGATGGAGCGTCTGACGGTGTTCTGCAGTACACTGCAGGATTACCAAGAGTGGCTGGAGCACCTGCAGCCCTACATCAAAGGAGGCAGTCCTGTGGGCACCATCCAGAAG acggcAGAGGGTAAGCCTCTGAGCATGGTCGGCACGCCCTCCCACCTGTCCCACCTGGGCAGCTTCAGCGTGGGCAGCCGAAGCCCCCTGGAGCCCCCCAAGCTGAGCAAGCCCTGGTCCCTGAGCTGCCTGCGCCCCGCGCCCCCTCTCAAACCCTCTGCCGCTCTGGGCTACAAGGAG AGGATGTCTTATATCATGAAG GACTCCAGCAAGAGCCCGCGTCCCATAAAGAAGTTCCTGCCCGGGAACCGCAAGAAGGACAGGAAGCCCTCTGAGGATGACTCCCTCATCCGGAAAA GCACGGCAGCGTTGGAGGAAGACGCCCAGATCCTGAAGGTGATCGAGGCGTACTGCACCGGGGCCGGCCTGCACCAGAGCGCCTCAG TGAGGAAAGAGTGTGGGCCTCAGGTTCTGCTGCCAGAGGAGGAAAAGATCATTGTGGAGGAAATGAAGAGCAACGGCCAGACCGTCATCGAGGAAAA GTTTTTCAGAAGCCTGGTTGATGCCGTGTATGCATTAAAGGACGAGGTTCATGAATTGAAAAAG GAGCACAACCGGATGAGGCAGTTCCTGGAGGATGAGCAGAAGTCCCGTAAGGACCTGGAGCGAGTGGTGCGCAAGCTGTCCAAGCAGAAGAACGACATGGCGTGGGACGACGCCAACCACTGA
- the arhgef6 gene encoding rho guanine nucleotide exchange factor 6 isoform X2 yields MNPEEQTVTWLISLGVLSSPKKNIADPEDFLKTSLKDGVVVCKLIERVVPGFTAKYCQDPRTEADCISNIREFLRGCTSLKVEGFEAECLYTGEQFGKVLTTLLAVNFATQDCATERSCPPQGSIASSPSHNLSSVKSKGSLRRQSKTAEMGENGGGGQAMVKARFNFKQNNEDELSFNKGDLIHVSRQEDGGWWEGSLSGRTGWFPSNYVREVKPCEKPGSPKGTPLTKNYYSVVVQDILEHEREFVKELQTVLGCYLRPLQASDKLSSADSASLCGNLEEILTFQQGLCVALEECTKVQESLQRVAGCYLNLLPQIRHLYLAYCSSHPSAVCVLTDHSEELDKFMESQGASGPGILTLTTSLSRPFMRLDKYPTLLQELERHVEDAHPDYGDIVKAMAAFKNLVTQCQDLRKRKNLELQILSEPVRGWEGDSMKSLGSVAYMSTVHTQSGTSEEKEECYLMLFPNMLVMLSASPRMSGFIYQSRLPLTGATVTRQPEDPETAHYVFDITGSVMERLTVFCSTLQDYQEWLEHLQPYIKGGSPVGTIQKTAEGKPLSMVGTPSHLSHLGSFSVGSRSPLEPPKLSKPWSLSCLRPAPPLKPSAALGYKEVGKPVHVQRMSYIMKDSSKSPRPIKKFLPGNRKKDRKPSEDDSLIRKSTAALEEDAQILKVIEAYCTGAGLHQSASVRKECGPQVLLPEEEKIIVEEMKSNGQTVIEEKSLVDAVYALKDEVHELKKEHNRMRQFLEDEQKSRKDLERVVRKLSKQKNDMAWDDANH; encoded by the exons ATGAATCCCGAAGAGCAAACGGTGACTTGGCTGATATCGCTGGGAGTACTCAGTTCTCCTAAAAAGAACATAGCGGACCCAGAGGACTTTCTTAAAACATCGCTTAAGGATGGAGTCGTTGTGTGCAAACTTATCGAGCGAGTTGTACCTGGTTTCACTGCCAAG TACTGTCAAGATCCGAGGACCGAAGCAGACTGCATATCCAATATTCGGGAGTTTCTAAGAGGATGTACGTCATTGAAAGTTGAG GGCTTTGAGGCCGAGTGCTTGTACACAGGGGAGCAATTTGGCAAGGTTCTGACCACCCTGCTGGCGGTCAACTTTGCCACACAAG ACTGTGCCACGGAGAGATCATGTCCACCGCAGGGCTCCATTGCTTCTAGTCCCTCACATAACCTCTCCTCTGTCAAGTCCAAAGGATCGCTACGCAGACAATCCAAAACAGCG GAGATGGGGGAGAACGGCGGGGGCGGCCAGGCCATGGTGAAGGCCCGCTTCAACTTCAAGCAGAACAACGAGGACGAGCTCTCCTTCAACAAGGGCGACCTCATCCACGTGTCGCGGCAGGAGGACGGCGGCTGGTGGGAGGGCTCGCTGAGCGGCCGGACGGGCTGGTTCCCTAGCAACTACGTCCGGGAGGTCAAACCCTGCG AGAAGCCGGGGTCTCCTAAAGGAACTCCGCTTACCAAAAACTACTACAGTGTG GTGGTCCAGGACATCTTGGAGCATGAGCGGGAGTTTGTGAAGGAACTGCAGACCGTGCTGGGCTGCTATCTGCGGCCGCTGCAAGCCAGTGACAA GCTGAGCAGCGCAGACAGTGCCAGTCTGTGTGGGAACCTGGAGGAGATCCTGACTTTCCAGCAGGGCCTGTGTGTGGCCCTCGAGGAATGCACCAA AGTCCAAGAGAGCCTGCAGCGCGTGGCCGGCTGCTATCTCAACCTGCTGCCTCAGATCAGACACCTGTACCTGGCCTACTGCTCCAGCCACCCCTCGGCCGTGTGCGTCCTCACCGACCACAG TGAAGAGCTGGATAAGTTCATGGAGAGCCAGGGGGCGAGTGGACCAGGCATCCTGACCCTCACCACCAGCCTTAGTCGGCCCTTCATGAGGCTGGACAAGTACCCCACGCTGCTGCAGGAGCTGGAGAGACACGTGGAG GACGCCCACCCAGACTATGGCGACATTGTGAAGGCGATGGCAGCTTTTAAAAACCTAGTG ACGCAGTGCCAGGACCTGAGGAAGCGTAAGAACCTGGAGCTCCAGATCCTGTCGGAGCCGGTGAGAGGCTGGGAGGGAGACAGCATGAAGAGCCTGGGCAGCGTGGCCTACATGTCCACCGTCCACACGCAGAGTGGCACCAGCGAG GAGAAAGAGGAGTGCTACCTGATGCTGTTCCCTAATATGCTGGTCATGCTATCGGCTAGCCCCAGGATGAGTGGCTTCATTTACCAG AGCAGACTACCTCTGACAGGCGCTACAGTGACCAGACAGCCAGAGGACCCAGAGACCGCCCACTATGTCTTCGATATCACAG ggAGCGTGATGGAGCGTCTGACGGTGTTCTGCAGTACACTGCAGGATTACCAAGAGTGGCTGGAGCACCTGCAGCCCTACATCAAAGGAGGCAGTCCTGTGGGCACCATCCAGAAG acggcAGAGGGTAAGCCTCTGAGCATGGTCGGCACGCCCTCCCACCTGTCCCACCTGGGCAGCTTCAGCGTGGGCAGCCGAAGCCCCCTGGAGCCCCCCAAGCTGAGCAAGCCCTGGTCCCTGAGCTGCCTGCGCCCCGCGCCCCCTCTCAAACCCTCTGCCGCTCTGGGCTACAAGGAGGTAGGGAAGCCCGTCCACGTCCAG AGGATGTCTTATATCATGAAG GACTCCAGCAAGAGCCCGCGTCCCATAAAGAAGTTCCTGCCCGGGAACCGCAAGAAGGACAGGAAGCCCTCTGAGGATGACTCCCTCATCCGGAAAA GCACGGCAGCGTTGGAGGAAGACGCCCAGATCCTGAAGGTGATCGAGGCGTACTGCACCGGGGCCGGCCTGCACCAGAGCGCCTCAG TGAGGAAAGAGTGTGGGCCTCAGGTTCTGCTGCCAGAGGAGGAAAAGATCATTGTGGAGGAAATGAAGAGCAACGGCCAGACCGTCATCGAGGAAAA AAGCCTGGTTGATGCCGTGTATGCATTAAAGGACGAGGTTCATGAATTGAAAAAG GAGCACAACCGGATGAGGCAGTTCCTGGAGGATGAGCAGAAGTCCCGTAAGGACCTGGAGCGAGTGGTGCGCAAGCTGTCCAAGCAGAAGAACGACATGGCGTGGGACGACGCCAACCACTGA
- the arhgef6 gene encoding rho guanine nucleotide exchange factor 6 isoform X1 — MNPEEQTVTWLISLGVLSSPKKNIADPEDFLKTSLKDGVVVCKLIERVVPGFTAKYCQDPRTEADCISNIREFLRGCTSLKVEGFEAECLYTGEQFGKVLTTLLAVNFATQDCATERSCPPQGSIASSPSHNLSSVKSKGSLRRQSKTAEMGENGGGGQAMVKARFNFKQNNEDELSFNKGDLIHVSRQEDGGWWEGSLSGRTGWFPSNYVREVKPCEKPGSPKGTPLTKNYYSVVVQDILEHEREFVKELQTVLGCYLRPLQASDKLSSADSASLCGNLEEILTFQQGLCVALEECTKVQESLQRVAGCYLNLLPQIRHLYLAYCSSHPSAVCVLTDHSEELDKFMESQGASGPGILTLTTSLSRPFMRLDKYPTLLQELERHVEDAHPDYGDIVKAMAAFKNLVTQCQDLRKRKNLELQILSEPVRGWEGDSMKSLGSVAYMSTVHTQSGTSEEKEECYLMLFPNMLVMLSASPRMSGFIYQSRLPLTGATVTRQPEDPETAHYVFDITGSVMERLTVFCSTLQDYQEWLEHLQPYIKGGSPVGTIQKTAEGKPLSMVGTPSHLSHLGSFSVGSRSPLEPPKLSKPWSLSCLRPAPPLKPSAALGYKEVGKPVHVQRMSYIMKDSSKSPRPIKKFLPGNRKKDRKPSEDDSLIRKSTAALEEDAQILKVIEAYCTGAGLHQSASVRKECGPQVLLPEEEKIIVEEMKSNGQTVIEEKFFRSLVDAVYALKDEVHELKKEHNRMRQFLEDEQKSRKDLERVVRKLSKQKNDMAWDDANH, encoded by the exons ATGAATCCCGAAGAGCAAACGGTGACTTGGCTGATATCGCTGGGAGTACTCAGTTCTCCTAAAAAGAACATAGCGGACCCAGAGGACTTTCTTAAAACATCGCTTAAGGATGGAGTCGTTGTGTGCAAACTTATCGAGCGAGTTGTACCTGGTTTCACTGCCAAG TACTGTCAAGATCCGAGGACCGAAGCAGACTGCATATCCAATATTCGGGAGTTTCTAAGAGGATGTACGTCATTGAAAGTTGAG GGCTTTGAGGCCGAGTGCTTGTACACAGGGGAGCAATTTGGCAAGGTTCTGACCACCCTGCTGGCGGTCAACTTTGCCACACAAG ACTGTGCCACGGAGAGATCATGTCCACCGCAGGGCTCCATTGCTTCTAGTCCCTCACATAACCTCTCCTCTGTCAAGTCCAAAGGATCGCTACGCAGACAATCCAAAACAGCG GAGATGGGGGAGAACGGCGGGGGCGGCCAGGCCATGGTGAAGGCCCGCTTCAACTTCAAGCAGAACAACGAGGACGAGCTCTCCTTCAACAAGGGCGACCTCATCCACGTGTCGCGGCAGGAGGACGGCGGCTGGTGGGAGGGCTCGCTGAGCGGCCGGACGGGCTGGTTCCCTAGCAACTACGTCCGGGAGGTCAAACCCTGCG AGAAGCCGGGGTCTCCTAAAGGAACTCCGCTTACCAAAAACTACTACAGTGTG GTGGTCCAGGACATCTTGGAGCATGAGCGGGAGTTTGTGAAGGAACTGCAGACCGTGCTGGGCTGCTATCTGCGGCCGCTGCAAGCCAGTGACAA GCTGAGCAGCGCAGACAGTGCCAGTCTGTGTGGGAACCTGGAGGAGATCCTGACTTTCCAGCAGGGCCTGTGTGTGGCCCTCGAGGAATGCACCAA AGTCCAAGAGAGCCTGCAGCGCGTGGCCGGCTGCTATCTCAACCTGCTGCCTCAGATCAGACACCTGTACCTGGCCTACTGCTCCAGCCACCCCTCGGCCGTGTGCGTCCTCACCGACCACAG TGAAGAGCTGGATAAGTTCATGGAGAGCCAGGGGGCGAGTGGACCAGGCATCCTGACCCTCACCACCAGCCTTAGTCGGCCCTTCATGAGGCTGGACAAGTACCCCACGCTGCTGCAGGAGCTGGAGAGACACGTGGAG GACGCCCACCCAGACTATGGCGACATTGTGAAGGCGATGGCAGCTTTTAAAAACCTAGTG ACGCAGTGCCAGGACCTGAGGAAGCGTAAGAACCTGGAGCTCCAGATCCTGTCGGAGCCGGTGAGAGGCTGGGAGGGAGACAGCATGAAGAGCCTGGGCAGCGTGGCCTACATGTCCACCGTCCACACGCAGAGTGGCACCAGCGAG GAGAAAGAGGAGTGCTACCTGATGCTGTTCCCTAATATGCTGGTCATGCTATCGGCTAGCCCCAGGATGAGTGGCTTCATTTACCAG AGCAGACTACCTCTGACAGGCGCTACAGTGACCAGACAGCCAGAGGACCCAGAGACCGCCCACTATGTCTTCGATATCACAG ggAGCGTGATGGAGCGTCTGACGGTGTTCTGCAGTACACTGCAGGATTACCAAGAGTGGCTGGAGCACCTGCAGCCCTACATCAAAGGAGGCAGTCCTGTGGGCACCATCCAGAAG acggcAGAGGGTAAGCCTCTGAGCATGGTCGGCACGCCCTCCCACCTGTCCCACCTGGGCAGCTTCAGCGTGGGCAGCCGAAGCCCCCTGGAGCCCCCCAAGCTGAGCAAGCCCTGGTCCCTGAGCTGCCTGCGCCCCGCGCCCCCTCTCAAACCCTCTGCCGCTCTGGGCTACAAGGAGGTAGGGAAGCCCGTCCACGTCCAG AGGATGTCTTATATCATGAAG GACTCCAGCAAGAGCCCGCGTCCCATAAAGAAGTTCCTGCCCGGGAACCGCAAGAAGGACAGGAAGCCCTCTGAGGATGACTCCCTCATCCGGAAAA GCACGGCAGCGTTGGAGGAAGACGCCCAGATCCTGAAGGTGATCGAGGCGTACTGCACCGGGGCCGGCCTGCACCAGAGCGCCTCAG TGAGGAAAGAGTGTGGGCCTCAGGTTCTGCTGCCAGAGGAGGAAAAGATCATTGTGGAGGAAATGAAGAGCAACGGCCAGACCGTCATCGAGGAAAA GTTTTTCAGAAGCCTGGTTGATGCCGTGTATGCATTAAAGGACGAGGTTCATGAATTGAAAAAG GAGCACAACCGGATGAGGCAGTTCCTGGAGGATGAGCAGAAGTCCCGTAAGGACCTGGAGCGAGTGGTGCGCAAGCTGTCCAAGCAGAAGAACGACATGGCGTGGGACGACGCCAACCACTGA